The Blattabacterium cuenoti genome includes a region encoding these proteins:
- the tsaB gene encoding tRNA (adenosine(37)-N6)-threonylcarbamoyltransferase complex dimerization subunit type 1 TsaB yields the protein MSLILNLETSTKNCSVSIAKNGICLTSVEECFQEYSHSEKLHTFIEYAINISGFQIKDLKSICVSKGPGSYTSLRIGVSAAKGLCSALDIPLLSIDTLTIMISKINIKDAFFVPMIHAKSDFFYTSLFDKSKKRLDPIRIRKFDYDFFQNLFLKYKKVYFIGNIPVIYEKKFLFSKNRFLYKMPSAIDMVLVSYKKFCKKKFNNIEKFIPFYL from the coding sequence ATGTCTTTAATTCTAAACTTAGAAACTTCTACCAAAAATTGTTCAGTCAGTATTGCTAAAAATGGAATTTGTTTAACTTCTGTAGAAGAATGTTTTCAAGAATATTCTCATTCAGAAAAATTACATACGTTTATAGAATATGCTATAAACATTTCTGGATTTCAGATTAAAGATTTAAAATCTATTTGTGTTAGCAAGGGCCCAGGATCTTATACATCTTTAAGAATAGGAGTGTCGGCTGCGAAAGGGTTATGTTCAGCTTTAGACATTCCTTTATTATCTATAGACACATTGACTATAATGATATCAAAAATCAATATAAAAGATGCTTTTTTTGTCCCCATGATACATGCTAAATCTGATTTTTTTTATACTTCATTATTTGATAAGTCAAAAAAAAGATTGGATCCTATTAGAATAAGAAAATTTGATTACGATTTTTTTCAAAATTTATTTTTAAAATATAAAAAAGTATATTTTATAGGAAATATACCTGTAATATATGAAAAAAAATTTCTATTTTCAAAAAATAGATTTTTGTATAAAATGCCATCTGCAATAGATATGGTTCTAGTTTCTTATAAAAAATTTTGTAAAAAAAAATTTAATAATATCGAAAAATTTATTCCTTTTTACTTATGA